The Helianthus annuus cultivar XRQ/B chromosome 11, HanXRQr2.0-SUNRISE, whole genome shotgun sequence region cagatgataatcggtatactcaccggtaagatgaactctcgtgcataccttgatacgggaatgtgtcgtgatacggatgaacaccggtcggtaagtataaatcataccttaacgtatctcctcgccatgattacatctgataagttgagcttaagtggacaacaataccgataattgttataggatgcttactttaatgttaactaactgaacaacaagagtgtttggcatgaccgtacactgatatgattctcttaccctcgaaactcgcaaaaagaatgtctgtatatacttatttatttactgctttacttttattattttaaacagtttcgtcgtttgatgcatatcagcacgacattagcggtgatgtcgtttgataacactcaaaggattttaaaattgttgtcttttaattccaaaaatatcaaaaagattttaagtgagttttaatataaactttataaaagcaaaaaaaaaaaatttatttctactttattttcgatcgtacgatgttggagctcgagtcttcgttacctgaaatctgaacgaaaaccgaattgactaaatcttcataaacggtagaaatttgcatgttttgaaagttaaagactaaaattgacaaatttattaaactttcaaattgtcggacggtgtttgattgtgacatggtcattcgcgtgtcatttgtttatactaactattccaagcagttgttctaattacgcgtttagatttcttgcatgtgcagattctaaaggctaggagaacatggtcgatgacaaagctttggaatgaagacacgacgtgaaggcgctcaaaagatgaagatgatcgagttgccgctggccatcatcaacaccacaaggatctcacttcataaagatcaagtcattcacgagcataactcaagggggagcttatgttaagggggagtttgtcaacacacttcctacatgatacgggtagtttgttgatacactctctgctttcaagacgtgaagactttgaagatcatccgacattgaagacttgaaaggacatccgagacttgaagacatgaagatcaacGATGATCAAGATAGAGACAAATCTGCAAacatcgaagatcgagacaaagctacagccaagggggagtttgttggtgcacttgtgtctgtactttgtctgtattcagtcaCGTTATAAATGATGTCCAAGTTAgccttgtaagtttgaccaagtcaactatcctcctagtttgacttggccaaacaggtTGTTTATGAATGTAAAATGTCTGGTTCGAAGGAtatctcatcgaaggatagttagatccttcgatgagctcgaaagttgaaccttcgatggatggacctcgatagatagtccttcgaggtcactgtgaacccttcgatggaagtctaatcgaaagatgatctttcgatcagtattCCTGATCCTTCAATAGGTgcaacatcgatagatgatccttcgtgacatctatcggatccttcggtaAGACATGCTGGGCTGGgtgtatatatatacccatgcagtgtatgttgaAAGATAGATGCACATAGAAAGATAGAGAGACTTTGAGAGCATTTtgtccaaaaacacacacacacttgagagtttgcaagttagatttgtaaatattgtgcttgtaaccggaaccttcatacgtattaatacagtggtgttaatcggtgaaccttgtgtgtttgtctttctacttgcttcatcccggtttgcttgctagcttggattccgcactcgctagtgggtttgtataacaaggtttaggttcgtcatcctccgaagagggacctacaCAAGTTCTCCCTAgcaaggaccctttgtaagcttcctttgttcttttatcgctttcctagcgtaaaagtcaaacagtgtttgactttcagctttgaccagtcaatggtcaacacaaagtttgtttgaactttgcaacgtgattgttatcacgatggttataatccttagcgattatgcctactgattaccacgttaactaagTGTAGTgatgagtcaaagtttcggtcaaaatgcgttttagcacgcattttgcaacagaactacttttaggtatcaaaacactttgttttgataccaaatcagttttctaagttagttaaacatgttttgacatgtttaactagtcactattagtttagtgcttgtttagggtcgtaagttaagcggtctaaacaatcgcttagactttcgaacccgacccgtttggtcgatcattaggatccgaccaagcatgtttagtgatcatagttgcatagggaataacctctgaggttataccttatgatcacgtaggattggttagttatttgttaagtagcttgtatgcccataggaaatgaccaaaacgcccttttgaagcataaatccgtattttgcatatgtgaacatatttttgacatataatctgatttaataacatgtttaggcataattgggcatgtaatacttgacatagcacatagttaaccatctgACTATAGTTTTACACAACCGACACGTTATagtagcttatactaccatatgggtcgaaacgggtcaaaagcacttaggtagactttcaaatcagaatgttagctctattaaatcataccatatgagttcaaatactcatttgatttatagaacatcattctatcctatctcccgatttaggatccgattattaacatagttacccaTATTAGGTGCCTTGTTGATTCTGTGATCCTTGGAGCTTAAATtagtcttattctcaagactaataagcaatcccaagtgagtacatagttcccctcttttaccgctttcaaatacttaggggtgatacacatgtacatacttgTTACTTATGTGTTTTCATTGCTTTTATGatataaacatgctagtttcacctagtacatatctagtacatgctttcaatcatgttttgctatgtatgttaagcatgctagcacattgatttattacacaattgttgcatatgtttacttagcatatggacacattgttttacatgatatttctgctatgtatgtttactgagcatgctagcacattgttttacatgatcatttctactaggcatgtttatttagcatacctagtacatggttttcacatgctacattggttatgacatttggtatgttcaatcgggatAAAAATACactcattaacattgatcacgccgctcggtagtatgtaatggtaccataggacttgacaaatcccgtttccgacttcctaggtttgtttggaagttgggaatgacagaatccgatatacgtaatttagatgaacctttaatttgtttaagggtttgtcgccacagtcgcaaggcttgaatgtatgcgattaacattactgcatatatgtttgtaatcataaagcattgttttctacaaaacataacatttgatttaaacttgggtttattcaaaaaccttgttttgtacatttttctatggggttgagtaattactagttattcaccatacatgacatttgttttcacattgatATTATCACATAGTTTACATAGTTTGAGTAGATACTTTCTACTTGCTATGCATctcattggttatacatgatacatgttacacatgacattgaacatggtttacacataaacattttgacattgaacaAGACATTTTGATTGGTTAtcgataagtgacttatgtaacggggctatgtcttatatgataaaagcatggtggatatgccgctggtacttcctatatataagtgcttttattgtattatacattgttgggttatctaaaccactttgaCAAGGATATGAAACATTTTTAtaagaacatgacattgttttacaaattacatatgttacacaaattcacttttacttggttattcgtttaaccatgcattgtcctttcattatcatttgattttcatatcgattttcatatgatttcataaaggaaaacattttacaaggttcatgactatatttttgttaaacacttctttTAACTACTAGTCATGAACCccgcataaacaaaacctatgtatctcacaggcatttttatgctgacgtacctatttttacatgtgtttcaggtgctaatgcatgatgatgtttgtgcttcacttaggcggacttgggccttagtgacttagaAGACAGTTATTCATCCTATGTTTAGTTTGAAgtccaagacaatgtaaactttaaacttaataatacaaaactttaattaccatggttgttgaaacaataattctgtcgctccactccccgacatttccgccgcggtttgttgttttacgcggtcgtgGTGTGACAATATATGGGCTATCGCTAAATGGGCTTTTGTTTAAATGAAAACATGTCTATCGTTTAAAGATCTGACATGTGTGTTGTTTGATATATTATAAAGGCTATGGTTTGAACATTAACACCACACTATCGTTTGATAATGATTTTTAGTGTCGTTTGAGAGGTATAGTGTGTCGTTTGAAAGTGGGCTTGATGATCACCGTCGTTAGAGATCGCGGTCTGTCATTTGGGAAAGAAACCAGGCGACATATGTCTGCAAATGACAGAGAGACCAAACGTATAGTTTCTCCTTCACTTCAGGTCAACCAATTAAATTCCAAAACGAAATGTACTATTCCGGCGAGCTTGGTCACCTGAAAAATTGGTGATGTGATTTTTAATCTTAAAACTTATCAAAAATAATATTTCCAATTACCTCCACTGGTTTTAACAAGTTTTAATAACTATAATTATCAACTAACACCATTTTGTAAAGTTAAATCCATCTTTTTCAGCAAATAAACTGGGTCTAGGTATTTATTCAAGAAAAGTTCATAAAACTCACCAAAAGCACTAAGAATCCTCACAAATCACTTGGTTTTCAACAAGAAATCGAGCCAAAAgatctgataccacatgtaggtcCAGAATCGAATCTTGAATACAAGGATTTCTTGTTTCGAATGGTGTAACAAGTTTCGAATGATCAATAAACACAAGTATTCAACGATTAACGCTCGTATGTTGATTTGGACAGAGTTTGGTTTCAAGTTATACAAGAAATGCTCTCTAATACACTATCTCACACGCTTTCTTTTTTCTGCACTTGCATGCTTAACAATTCTAAGTGACAGACACTATTTATACACGACTACAGTGCAGACTCAAACGACACACACCATGTCCAAATGACAGTGTTGTCGTTTGGACTATTTCCAAGCGACCGTCCCTTATATCAAGCGATAGCTCAATGTCACTCAAACGATGGCACAAGGGATTGAATCCAAACGATGACTATACCTTACTGCATATCCAAACAATGGTGTCTCAAGTCCAAATGATGGCGAATGTTTCTATAACCCGAACGATGGTACTTTGTTGTTTGAGCTTTCAAACGATGCTATCGTTTGGATATATGCTAAATGAAAGTGCCAAGTAATTGCATTACATCCATATCATTTAATATAACTTTATCATTTGGTGTTGTTATCACTTGAATTTGTTCTTCTACTAATACGACGGAGGAATGCCGTTTGACTTTTATCGCAACCGAACGGACACTAGCTGTATCCACAAAAATGTGTCAACAACATTGAACTTTTTATTGCTACTTGTAAACCAAGAATAAGACTAATTAACAATAGATTTAAAAATCATCTAATTAGATATACTTTAAGGCTTGAACACCTAGTCATTTCTGAATCACTATATTATCCACCAAGACGAAATAATAATAGCTTCCAGCATTTCCTTCTTACTTTGCTTTCCTCTAACTGGCGATAATCAATTACTAAACTCCCAATGATGCTTGAAACCTGAAGATCGATATTTAACCAAACCAAACGTTATATTTGTTCAGTTTTTTTACTCATCACAACCAAATTAGCCAAATGCGTCTACGATTTCACAAAGAGTGATACTAATGACCAAAACATACAGAAATGCATTTCAAAAGGTCTTCAAATATGGGGTAAATATGCTTAAAATTTATGTGTATTTATCGTGTTAGATGCTGTTCATAGTGTGCACATTGTGTCCTGAGAACCATAGTTGGTTTTTACCATTTCACATTTGTCTACATGTGTATAGTGTTTTGGTATTAATCTTTTTAAAAAATTTAATATCTACCTATGTTAATTTCATGTTTCTAAAACATACCATTTCGCACACACCTGTATTTCATTGCATCACATTGtattatatgaaattatattCTATGGTGTTACATGTTGTGTTGTATTGTATTACATTGTACTATGTTATATTGTATTATGTTatattgtattgtattacattttGTTGTATCGTATTACATTAAATTTTAACAAATGCTGATGCATTTATTTCGAATTCTAGACTTAATATATTATTGAattctatatatatgtgtgcacccatgaccACAATTGATAACAAGTGATCTTACCTGCTTAGCATAACAACATCAATGTTACTCCCCATTCAATTTCTAATGTCGCCTCTCATCTCATTTCCCTTTCTGTTGCTGGTCTTGATTTCGTTTAAATGGCTAATATCATCCGCTTTCAAAACCCGAAAAGacctaccaccatcaccaccaaagcTTCCAATCATCGGTAACCTTCACCAACTAGGCTCCTCCCCCCATCTCTCTTTGCGATCCTTAGCCCAAAAATACGGACCGGTTATGATGCTTCACCTAGGGAGTGTACCTGTGCTTGTAGTCACTTCCGCTAAAGCGGCTCAAGAAATCTTGAAAACCCATGATTTAGTTTTCTCAAACCGGCCGAAGTTGATAATCCCCAACCAACTTACCTATGGCTCCAAGGACATAGGGTTTGCACCATATGGAGAGTATTGGAGGCAGATCAAGAGCATTTCCATCATCCACCTTCTAAGTAAAACACGAGTCCAATCATTTCGACAAGTACGAGAACGAGAAACAACTCGTCTCATCGAGCTGATTGGACAAAGTGGTGGTTCCGTGGTTAATATAAGCAATATGCTTGTTAAGGTTACTAACAATGTGATTTGTCAGGTGGCCTTAGGAAGGACTTATAATGATAGTTTGAAGTTCAAGGACTTGCTTGTGAGGTTTCAGATTCTGCTTGGTGTTCTATGTGTAGGGAATTATATCCCATGGCTATCATGGGTTGACAGGTTGCGTGGTTTGGACAGGCAAACCAAGGAACTTGCTAAAGAATTTAATGATTTTTATGATGGGATTATTGAAGAGCATTTGCTTAAGAGGGAAATGGTGGGTGGTGGAGATGATCATGAGCATGATCTTGTTGATATCTTACTTGATGTTCAAAGAGATAGTACATCTGATTTTACATTCGGGAGGGATACCATTAAAGCTATCATATCTGTAAGTCACTGGTTTTAACTTATtatttgtttttcacaattttgCTTTCTATTTTTAACTGAAACATTAATTTTTAGTTTCAAATTAATATCTTTATACGTTTTTGACGGATTTGTGACTGGGGACGTTTTATATTTCTTTTACTATAAGCTTTTCATTTTCTTCGTCCGATTTGTGAAAGGACTATacataaaattttaatttagttacatttttcttttttttttaatttttctgaCTGACATGTGATCAgtgtttaaatttttatttttatttgttacgACTGTTTTATAACGCATTTAAGTCTTAAATATTTACTCGAATAGATCagtgtttatttttatttgttacgactgtttaaatttttatttttatttgttacgACTGTTTTATAACGCATGTGATCAGTTTTATATCGAGTAATTATTCAATTCGAATAAGCAACTATACAAGTTCAAATAGACAACTTATTTACTCGAATGATTTTGTTTTCTTCGAGGGTGATATCTGTGTATTTATAACGCATTTAAGtcttaaatatttattatttatatttatgtatatttttggcCGTTTGCAACCACCCTCAAGCGGACAACCTTTTCAATAGGTATTCAAAATCTAAATTTGCGATTGTTTTGTGACCAGACTTTGGCTGCTCGCTAATATTGTGACCATTATGATTTCGGTCACATATCCTTTGTTAATTTTGCGACTTTCTAGCATGGAATTACCTATTTTTCAAGCATCAGTTCTCTAGAAATTAATAAGTAGAGAGCAATGCTTTTATAAGCAGATACAGTGGTTTCTAGTTCATTCATAGATACATATTTATATATTTGATGAATAAAGATTTATCTTCTAGGATATGTTTTCTGGTGGAACTGATACAACATTGGCAAGTATCGAATGGGCACTAAGCGAGCTAATAAAACATCCACAAGCCATGAAAAGGTTGCAGCAAGAGGTGACACAAGTATCCAAAGGAAGATCTATGATCACTGAGGATGATATCCACAACATGCCTTACTTAAAAGCTGTCCTAAAAGAGACTTTGCGATTACACACTATACTGCCCCTTATGCTTCCACATGAATCAATGGATGATGTGAAAGTAATGGGGTATGATGTCAAAAAAGGTACGCAGGTGATGATAAACGGTTGGGCGATTGCAAGAGATCCTTCGATATGGGATGATGCCGACATGTTTAAGCCAGAGAGGTTCTTGAACAGTTGTGTTGATTTCAAAGGGTTTCACTATGAACTTTTACCATTTGGGTCCGGAAGAAGAGGGTGTCCTGGCATGCAGTTTGCTATTTCCATTACCGAACTTGTTCTAGCCAACTTAGTGTACAAGTATGAGTTCGCATTGCCGAATGGCGTAAGATCTGAAGAACTCGACATGACTGAGGTGGTTGGACTTCTTGTCCGTAAAAGGGATCCTTTACTGCTTGTTCCAACTCCTCGTTTCTAGTGATTGCCGATGGTGATAACTGCTAAATAATGATTTCATGCGATATGAAACTATTTACATATTAAATCAGTATGTTGTTTAGTCGTTATCTGGCTTTATGTATTGGACCACTTTTGGGCTTGAAATGCAAAACAAATGcaagtaaaatataataattctgCTTTACGCGTAGAATATGTGATGTAGCGTGTGTTATGATAACGAAGAACAAGTCATGTTGATTCTGCGAATACCCGTGATGATCTTCCCCAAacccccaaaattcaacccaaagggcagagaatttgaagtgaaaaatgagTAAATTCGAAATTGATTTCTGACCATCCAACGTaaaagagaaacatataaataaagacagaaattcgaaatgagcCACAAAAAGGCCATgtgccaaacacaagcccaaa contains the following coding sequences:
- the LOC110876719 gene encoding 3-beta-hydroxylase-like; the encoded protein is MSPLISFPFLLLVLISFKWLISSAFKTRKDLPPSPPKLPIIGNLHQLGSSPHLSLRSLAQKYGPVMMLHLGSVPVLVVTSAKAAQEILKTHDLVFSNRPKLIIPNQLTYGSKDIGFAPYGEYWRQIKSISIIHLLSKTRVQSFRQVRERETTRLIELIGQSGGSVVNISNMLVKVTNNVICQVALGRTYNDSLKFKDLLVRFQILLGVLCVGNYIPWLSWVDRLRGLDRQTKELAKEFNDFYDGIIEEHLLKREMVGGGDDHEHDLVDILLDVQRDSTSDFTFGRDTIKAIISDMFSGGTDTTLASIEWALSELIKHPQAMKRLQQEVTQVSKGRSMITEDDIHNMPYLKAVLKETLRLHTILPLMLPHESMDDVKVMGYDVKKGTQVMINGWAIARDPSIWDDADMFKPERFLNSCVDFKGFHYELLPFGSGRRGCPGMQFAISITELVLANLVYKYEFALPNGVRSEELDMTEVVGLLVRKRDPLLLVPTPRF